One Acidobacteriota bacterium genomic region harbors:
- a CDS encoding ECF-type sigma factor translates to MQPLPVANPQQPEEVYRELRRLAGHYFRFEKAGHTLQPTALVHEAWIRLSESDRWSALDRDHFLSLAARTMRRVLCDHARARGRAKRGAGAARITLADDLLWAAPDSVDLLDLDVALGRLETHDADKARIVEMRFFGGLTTAEIARCLGKCSRTVEREWARARAWLLVELEHGRRD, encoded by the coding sequence ATGCAACCACTCCCCGTCGCCAACCCCCAGCAGCCGGAGGAGGTCTACCGCGAGCTCCGGCGCCTGGCGGGCCACTACTTCCGCTTCGAGAAGGCCGGCCATACGCTGCAGCCGACCGCCCTGGTGCACGAGGCTTGGATTCGCTTGAGCGAGAGCGACCGCTGGTCGGCCCTGGACCGGGATCACTTCCTGAGTCTCGCCGCCCGCACCATGCGGCGCGTCCTGTGCGATCACGCCCGCGCCCGCGGGCGAGCCAAGCGCGGCGCCGGCGCGGCCCGCATCACCCTGGCCGACGACCTCCTGTGGGCGGCCCCCGACTCGGTGGATTTACTCGATCTGGATGTCGCCCTGGGCCGTCTCGAGACGCACGACGCCGACAAGGCGAGGATCGTGGAGATGCGGTTCTTCGGCGGTCTGACCACCGCGGAGATCGCCCGCTGCCTCGGCAAGTGCTCGCGCACCGTCGAACGGGAGTGGGCCCGAGCCCGGGCCTGGCTGCTGGTCGAGCTCGAGCACGGGAGACGTGATTGA
- a CDS encoding serine/threonine-protein kinase produces the protein MKDRQWQRADALLEALLDLPREQRSRHAEALCEGDPSLLALVRQLLSAAERSDCFLDHAPGRLLPQPDHGVIGQRLGAYRIRSLIAQGGMGSVFLAEREDDEYQNRVAVKVLLREAAGSDQEVRFRTERQILARLRHPNIARLHDGGSTPDGRPYLVMELVEGLPIDRFCAERELGIGQRIELVLTLCEAIEHAHQNLLVHRDLKPSNVLVTAEGHLKLLDFGIAKALSPAPADVVTHTGSRPMTVPYASPEQVRGEAITTASDLYSLAVVLYELLTDRLPYRVGPSAHELEAAICQQEPTPPSTATRSESSSSATIGRPRRLPRDLDFILLKALRKEPTKRYPSVAAFAADLRRFLARRPVHARRGSTLYRAAKFVRRHRTAVAIAFALSSLLILVAIGLVRETRHHAVERQRADRNLKMVVEMLQAADPAVSGEGDISARRLLEASLSRAHRELADQPLARAAVLDTVGQVYTSLGLYGEARAPLEEALALRRQLGDGADIQVAESLESLGEQRLRVADLAAAGELFRQALELRQERDGRDHPSQTTALNGLARSLQGAQSGEALELHQRALELQGQLPQPNLLGLAETRLVMASRLLRMQRLDEAEKALRRALTEQRSSLGPDHLRTAPTLNMLAGVELFLGRRVEAEGTVRQAIALQEGILPPDHPDLVASLNTLAYLQHFEGRLENARHTYRNLLERFAEGQQDLAQQAVVHLNLSLVELEDGDPEEARRQIARSLELHRRLGTAAGDSLVMILLVEAKIATAAADFPVARDRLLRAESILTRLWEGQPLRLSPVRVGFGRLEAAQGNLRAAEQHYRVALERRRQGLKPDHWWIAEAECGLASVLAARGDAGTAQELLENGLPVLEDHLPTSDLRIITGRQQLADLAQRDRG, from the coding sequence TTGAAGGACCGCCAGTGGCAGCGCGCCGACGCGCTTCTCGAGGCGCTCCTCGACCTGCCTCGGGAACAGCGCAGCCGTCACGCCGAAGCCCTGTGCGAAGGCGACCCGAGCCTGCTCGCCCTGGTGCGCCAGCTGCTCTCCGCCGCCGAGCGCTCCGACTGCTTTCTCGACCATGCGCCCGGACGACTGCTGCCCCAGCCGGACCACGGGGTGATCGGACAGCGCCTCGGCGCCTACCGAATTCGCAGTCTCATCGCCCAGGGCGGGATGGGCAGCGTCTTTCTGGCCGAACGTGAGGACGACGAGTACCAGAATCGAGTCGCCGTCAAGGTGCTGCTGCGAGAGGCCGCGGGATCGGATCAGGAGGTTCGGTTTCGCACCGAGCGACAAATCCTGGCACGCCTTCGGCACCCCAACATCGCCCGCCTCCACGACGGCGGCAGCACGCCGGACGGCCGCCCTTATCTCGTCATGGAGCTGGTCGAAGGCCTGCCGATCGACCGTTTCTGCGCCGAGCGCGAGCTCGGCATCGGCCAACGCATCGAGCTCGTGCTCACCCTCTGCGAGGCGATCGAGCATGCCCACCAGAACCTCCTCGTCCACCGCGACCTGAAGCCGAGCAATGTCCTGGTGACCGCCGAGGGGCATCTCAAGCTGCTCGACTTCGGCATCGCCAAGGCGCTCTCGCCGGCCCCTGCCGACGTCGTCACCCACACCGGTTCACGGCCGATGACGGTGCCCTACGCCAGCCCGGAGCAGGTCCGCGGCGAAGCCATCACCACCGCCAGCGACCTCTACTCCCTGGCCGTCGTCCTCTACGAGCTGCTGACCGATCGTCTGCCCTATCGCGTCGGCCCCTCCGCCCATGAGCTCGAGGCCGCCATCTGCCAGCAGGAGCCGACTCCGCCGAGCACGGCCACTCGTTCCGAGTCCAGCTCGAGCGCGACCATCGGTAGGCCACGGAGGCTCCCCAGAGATCTCGACTTCATTCTGCTCAAGGCCCTGCGCAAGGAGCCCACCAAGCGCTATCCGTCGGTCGCGGCCTTCGCCGCCGACTTGAGGCGCTTTCTGGCCCGCCGGCCGGTCCACGCTCGGCGCGGAAGCACTCTCTACCGCGCCGCCAAGTTCGTGCGTCGCCATCGCACGGCGGTGGCGATCGCCTTCGCCCTCTCCAGCCTGTTGATTCTGGTGGCGATCGGTCTGGTGCGCGAGACGCGTCACCACGCCGTCGAACGGCAGCGCGCCGACCGCAATCTGAAGATGGTGGTCGAGATGCTGCAAGCGGCCGACCCAGCAGTCTCGGGGGAAGGGGACATCAGCGCCCGGCGACTCCTCGAAGCCAGCCTGAGTCGCGCTCATCGCGAGCTCGCCGATCAACCACTGGCGCGCGCCGCCGTGCTCGACACGGTGGGCCAGGTCTACACCTCCCTCGGCCTCTACGGCGAAGCCAGAGCTCCCCTCGAAGAAGCCCTCGCCCTGCGTCGCCAGCTCGGCGATGGGGCCGATATCCAAGTGGCCGAGAGCCTCGAAAGCCTCGGCGAACAGCGCCTCCGCGTCGCCGACCTCGCGGCCGCCGGTGAGCTCTTCCGGCAGGCCCTCGAGCTGCGCCAGGAGCGCGATGGCCGCGACCATCCGAGCCAGACTACGGCCCTCAATGGACTGGCCCGCTCGCTGCAGGGCGCGCAGAGCGGGGAAGCCCTCGAGCTGCACCAGCGCGCCCTCGAGCTGCAGGGCCAGTTACCGCAACCGAACCTCCTGGGATTGGCCGAGACCCGCTTGGTGATGGCTTCTCGCCTGCTCCGCATGCAGCGCCTCGACGAAGCCGAGAAGGCGCTCCGCCGGGCTTTGACCGAGCAGCGATCAAGCCTCGGCCCCGACCATCTCCGAACCGCCCCGACCCTCAACATGCTCGCCGGCGTCGAGCTCTTCCTGGGACGTCGCGTCGAGGCCGAGGGCACGGTTCGCCAGGCGATCGCTCTGCAGGAAGGGATCTTGCCTCCGGACCACCCGGATCTCGTCGCCTCCCTCAACACCCTCGCCTACCTCCAGCACTTCGAGGGCCGGTTGGAGAATGCTCGGCACACCTACCGCAACCTCCTCGAGCGCTTCGCCGAGGGCCAGCAAGACCTCGCCCAGCAGGCGGTCGTCCATCTCAACCTCAGCCTGGTCGAGCTCGAGGACGGCGATCCCGAAGAGGCCCGGCGCCAGATCGCCCGATCGCTGGAGCTGCACCGCCGGCTCGGCACCGCGGCCGGCGATTCTCTGGTCATGATCCTGCTCGTCGAGGCCAAGATCGCGACCGCCGCCGCCGACTTTCCGGTGGCAAGGGATCGACTGCTGCGGGCGGAGAGCATCCTGACCCGGCTGTGGGAAGGACAGCCTCTCCGCCTCAGCCCGGTTCGCGTCGGCTTCGGGCGCCTCGAAGCCGCCCAAGGCAACCTGCGAGCGGCGGAGCAGCACTATCGCGTGGCTCTGGAAAGACGCCGCCAGGGCCTGAAACCGGACCACTGGTGGATCGCCGAAGCGGAGTGCGGCCTGGCGTCCGTCCTCGCCGCCCGGGGCGACGCAGGAACGGCTCAGGAGCTGCTGGAAAACGGCCTTCCGGTCCTCGAAGACCACTTACCGACCAGCGACCTGAGAATCATCACAGGGCGTCAGCAGCTCGCCGATCTAGCCCAGCGCGATCGCGGCTGA